The following proteins come from a genomic window of Azoarcus sp. PA01:
- a CDS encoding slipin family protein, whose translation MIYDFNLGLGTVLLILIALVVSAIRILREYERGVIFMLGRFWKVKGPGLVLVIPGVQQMVKVDLRVVTMDVPSQDVISRDNVSVKVNAIVFFRVVDPEKAIIQVENYMVATSQLAQTTLRAVLGKHELDEMLAERERLNLDVQQILDAQTDAWGIKVTNVEIKHVDLNETMVRAIARQAEAERERRAKVIHAEGEKQAAESLMEAAEMLSRQPAAMQLRYLQTLTQVAGEKSSTIVFPVPVDLLKGFLDAGAPRPVVPTRPPQA comes from the coding sequence ATGATCTACGACTTCAACCTCGGCCTCGGCACCGTGCTGCTGATCCTGATCGCGCTCGTCGTCAGCGCGATCAGGATCCTGCGCGAATACGAGCGCGGCGTGATCTTCATGCTCGGACGCTTCTGGAAAGTCAAGGGGCCGGGCCTCGTGCTCGTGATTCCCGGGGTCCAGCAGATGGTCAAGGTCGACCTGCGCGTCGTGACGATGGACGTGCCGAGCCAGGACGTGATCTCGCGCGACAATGTCTCGGTCAAGGTCAACGCGATCGTGTTCTTCCGCGTCGTAGACCCCGAGAAAGCGATCATCCAGGTCGAAAACTACATGGTCGCGACCAGCCAGCTCGCGCAGACGACGCTGCGCGCGGTGCTCGGGAAACACGAACTCGACGAGATGCTCGCCGAACGCGAACGACTGAACCTCGACGTGCAGCAGATCCTCGACGCCCAGACCGATGCGTGGGGCATCAAGGTCACGAACGTCGAGATCAAGCACGTCGACCTCAACGAGACGATGGTGCGCGCGATCGCCCGCCAGGCCGAAGCCGAGCGCGAGCGGCGCGCGAAAGTGATCCACGCCGAAGGCGAGAAGCAGGCGGCCGAGAGCCTGATGGAAGCGGCCGAAATGCTGTCGCGCCAGCCCGCCGCGATGCAGCTGCGCTATCTGCAGACACTGACGCAGGTCGCTGGCGAAAAATCCTCGACGATCGTCTTCCCGGTGCCGGTCGACCTGCTCAAGGGATTCCTCGACGCCGGCGCGCCGCGCCCGGTCGTGCCGACCCGGCCGCCGCAAGCCTGA
- the hslU gene encoding ATP-dependent protease ATPase subunit HslU, with protein sequence MTQMTPPEIVSELDKHIVGQAKAKKAVAIALRNRWRRAQVEEPLRSEITPKNILMIGPTGVGKTEIARRLARLANAPFIKIEATKFTEVGYVGRDVDTIIRDLAEIAVKDGRERAMKTVRDRALDAAEDRVLDALLPPARPVGLNEPEPADSSTRQKFRKRLREGELDDKEIDIEVAAQGMTAEIFAPPGMEELTQQIQGMFQNLGGGKKKLRKMKIGEALKALTDEEAARLINDEEVKAEAVRAVEQNGIVFLDEIDKVASRSEGQGADVSRQGVQRDLLPLVEGTTISTKYGMIKTDHILFIASGAFHLAKPSDLIPELQGRLPIRVELESLSVEDFQCILTQTDACLVRQYQALLATDGVALQFTDDGIRRLAEIAYQVNEKTENIGARRLYTVMEKLLEEISFDAGRIGLDKLLVDAAYVDARLEILAQREDLARYVL encoded by the coding sequence ATGACCCAGATGACCCCCCCGGAGATCGTCTCCGAACTCGACAAGCACATTGTCGGCCAGGCGAAGGCGAAGAAGGCCGTCGCGATCGCGTTGCGCAACCGCTGGCGCCGCGCGCAGGTCGAGGAGCCGCTCAGGAGCGAGATCACGCCGAAGAACATCCTGATGATCGGGCCGACCGGTGTCGGCAAGACCGAGATCGCGCGCCGGCTCGCGCGGCTCGCGAACGCGCCGTTCATCAAGATCGAGGCGACGAAATTCACCGAAGTCGGCTACGTCGGCCGCGACGTCGACACGATCATCCGCGACCTCGCCGAAATCGCCGTCAAGGACGGACGCGAACGCGCGATGAAGACGGTACGGGATCGCGCGCTCGACGCCGCCGAAGACCGCGTGCTCGACGCGCTGTTGCCGCCGGCCCGTCCGGTCGGCCTCAACGAGCCCGAACCGGCGGATTCGAGCACGCGGCAGAAATTCCGTAAGCGGCTGCGCGAAGGCGAACTCGACGACAAGGAGATCGACATCGAAGTCGCCGCGCAGGGGATGACGGCCGAAATTTTCGCCCCGCCCGGAATGGAAGAGCTCACGCAGCAGATCCAGGGGATGTTCCAGAACCTCGGGGGCGGCAAGAAGAAGCTGCGCAAGATGAAGATCGGCGAGGCGCTGAAGGCGCTGACCGACGAGGAGGCGGCGCGGCTCATCAACGACGAGGAAGTCAAGGCCGAGGCCGTGCGCGCGGTTGAGCAGAACGGCATCGTGTTCCTCGACGAGATCGACAAGGTCGCGTCGCGCTCGGAAGGGCAGGGCGCGGACGTGTCGCGCCAGGGCGTGCAGCGCGACCTGCTGCCGCTCGTCGAAGGCACGACGATCTCGACGAAGTACGGCATGATCAAGACCGATCACATCCTGTTCATCGCCAGCGGCGCGTTCCACCTCGCCAAGCCGAGCGACCTGATTCCCGAACTGCAGGGGCGCCTGCCGATCCGCGTCGAGCTCGAGAGCCTGTCGGTCGAGGATTTCCAGTGCATCCTGACGCAGACCGACGCGTGCCTCGTGCGCCAGTACCAGGCGCTGCTCGCGACCGACGGCGTGGCGCTGCAGTTCACCGACGACGGCATCCGCCGTCTCGCCGAGATCGCGTACCAGGTCAATGAGAAGACCGAGAACATCGGCGCGCGCCGCCTCTATACGGTGATGGAAAAGCTGCTCGAGGAAATCTCGTTCGACGCCGGGAGGATCGGCCTGGACAAGCTCCTCGTCGATGCCGCGTACGTCGACGCGCGGCTCGAGATTCTCGCGCAGCGCGAGGATCTCGCGCGCTACGTGCTCTAG
- a CDS encoding nodulation protein NfeD produces the protein MHAALRRLGTLLFLFFLLFGLGFGLPADGRAAEAPAAKVVALRLDGVIGPATSDFVSRGLARARSENAGLVVIEMDTPGGLDASMRIIIREILASPIPIATYVSPGGARAASAGTYILYASHIAAMAPATNLGAATPVAIGAPGSGKPPAEDDDPATEPGKDGDSADKAAAPKAPRGDAMMAKIENDAAAYLRSLAQLRGRDADFAERAVREAASLSADEALKGGVIDVVASDLKDLLTRIDGRTVRLDSGNTVQLATADATVERIAPDWRNRVLSILSNPQLALVLMMIGIYGLFFEFTSPGFGVPGVAGLICLLVALYAFQLLPVNWTGVALIAIGATLMLAEAFLPSFGALGVGGIVAFVVGGLFLMDTEAPGFGIPLPFIIGLALVSAALILGVGTLAARTRKQTVVSGREALIGSIGTVTVVSGDASWAQVQGESWRVTAPGPLVPGERVRVVGMRGLTLHVERLAPPPSAIERSFR, from the coding sequence ATGCACGCTGCGCTGCGACGACTGGGCACTCTGCTTTTTCTGTTTTTTTTGCTGTTCGGCCTCGGCTTCGGCCTGCCTGCGGACGGGCGGGCGGCCGAAGCGCCCGCGGCGAAAGTGGTCGCGCTGCGGCTCGACGGCGTCATCGGCCCGGCGACGTCCGATTTCGTCAGCCGCGGACTGGCACGCGCGCGTTCAGAGAACGCGGGGCTCGTCGTCATCGAAATGGACACCCCCGGCGGGCTCGACGCCTCGATGCGCATCATCATCCGCGAAATCCTCGCGTCACCGATACCGATCGCGACTTACGTCAGCCCCGGCGGCGCGCGCGCGGCCAGCGCCGGCACCTACATCCTCTATGCGAGCCACATCGCCGCGATGGCGCCGGCGACGAATCTGGGCGCTGCGACTCCGGTCGCGATCGGCGCGCCGGGAAGCGGGAAACCGCCGGCCGAAGACGATGATCCGGCGACCGAACCCGGCAAGGATGGCGACAGTGCCGACAAGGCCGCTGCGCCCAAAGCCCCGCGCGGCGACGCGATGATGGCGAAGATCGAGAACGACGCGGCCGCCTATCTGCGCAGCCTCGCCCAGCTGCGCGGCCGTGACGCGGATTTCGCCGAGCGCGCGGTGCGCGAGGCGGCGAGCCTGTCGGCCGACGAAGCGCTCAAGGGGGGTGTCATCGATGTCGTCGCAAGTGACCTGAAAGATCTGCTGACGCGGATCGACGGCCGCACGGTCAGGCTCGACAGCGGCAACACGGTGCAGCTCGCGACTGCGGACGCCACGGTCGAGCGGATCGCGCCCGACTGGCGCAACCGCGTCCTGTCGATCCTGTCGAATCCGCAACTCGCGCTGGTGCTGATGATGATCGGCATCTACGGCCTGTTCTTCGAATTCACCAGCCCGGGCTTCGGCGTGCCGGGAGTTGCCGGGCTGATCTGCCTGCTGGTCGCGCTCTATGCGTTCCAGTTGCTGCCGGTCAACTGGACCGGGGTCGCGCTGATCGCGATCGGCGCGACGCTGATGCTCGCCGAAGCGTTCCTGCCGAGCTTCGGCGCGCTCGGCGTCGGCGGCATCGTCGCCTTCGTCGTCGGCGGCCTGTTCCTGATGGACACCGAAGCGCCCGGCTTCGGCATCCCCCTGCCGTTCATCATCGGCCTCGCGCTTGTCAGCGCCGCACTGATCCTCGGCGTAGGCACCCTCGCCGCACGCACCCGCAAACAGACCGTCGTCAGCGGCCGCGAAGCGCTGATCGGCAGCATCGGCACGGTCACGGTCGTGTCGGGCGACGCGAGCTGGGCACAGGTGCAGGGCGAATCGTGGCGCGTCACCGCCCCCGGCCCGCTGGTCCCGGGCGAGCGGGTGCGCGTCGTCGGCATGCGCGGCCTGACGCTGCACGTCGAACGGCTCGCCCCTCCCCCTTCTGCGATCGAAAGGAGTTTCCGATGA
- a CDS encoding AEC family transporter, which translates to MLVRIVSILFPLFAITALGYFVGRRMKPDLSHANKLNMDVFIPALVFAALANKDFHIVEFVPLVVATLVIVIGSGVIGWALARSSRIAPKTFVPPIMFNNCGNLGLPLAVLAFGEAALAPAVVMFMVSNLLHFSFGAWLLDHRIKVWTVWKVPSVLATFAGLAVGIAGVVVWPPLMLAIKMLGDVSIPLMLFALGVRLTDSNISSIGLGFYGAAVRPLVGMLLAYAVMLFIDLPPQQEALLVVFGALPPAVLNYIFAERYHQEPQAVASMVLIGNVAAVVFLPIALAIVLP; encoded by the coding sequence ATGCTCGTGCGCATCGTCTCGATCCTTTTTCCGCTGTTCGCGATCACCGCGCTGGGCTATTTCGTCGGCAGGCGCATGAAGCCCGACCTGTCGCACGCGAACAAGCTGAACATGGACGTCTTCATTCCGGCGCTGGTGTTCGCGGCGCTCGCGAACAAGGATTTCCATATTGTCGAGTTCGTGCCGCTCGTCGTCGCGACGCTGGTGATCGTCATCGGCTCGGGGGTGATCGGCTGGGCGCTCGCCCGCTCATCGCGGATCGCGCCGAAGACTTTCGTGCCGCCGATCATGTTCAACAACTGCGGTAACCTCGGCCTGCCGCTCGCCGTGCTCGCTTTCGGCGAAGCGGCGCTGGCGCCCGCGGTGGTGATGTTCATGGTGTCGAACCTGCTGCATTTCTCGTTCGGCGCATGGCTGCTCGACCATCGCATCAAAGTGTGGACGGTGTGGAAAGTGCCGTCGGTGCTGGCGACGTTCGCCGGACTCGCGGTCGGCATCGCCGGCGTCGTGGTGTGGCCGCCGCTGATGCTCGCGATCAAGATGCTCGGCGACGTGTCGATTCCGCTGATGCTGTTCGCGCTCGGCGTGCGCCTTACCGATTCGAACATCTCGTCGATCGGGCTGGGGTTTTACGGCGCCGCCGTGCGCCCCCTCGTCGGCATGCTGCTCGCGTACGCGGTGATGCTGTTCATCGACCTGCCGCCGCAACAGGAAGCCCTGCTGGTGGTGTTCGGCGCCCTGCCACCTGCGGTGCTCAACTACATCTTCGCCGAGCGCTATCACCAGGAGCCGCAGGCGGTGGCGTCGATGGTGCTGATCGGCAACGTCGCGGCAGTGGTTTTCCTGCCGATCGCGCTGGCGATCGTGCTGCCGTAA
- the cysD gene encoding sulfate adenylyltransferase subunit CysD, producing MSTLTRQTLTHLDWLEAEAIHILREVAGQCSNPVLLFSGGKDSICMLRLAEKAFRPGRFPFPLMHIDTGHNYKEVTDFRDKRAAELGERLIVRSVEDSMARGTVVLKTPDESRNKHQSVTLLEAIEEFGFNACIGGARRDEEKARAKERIMSFRDEFGQWDPKNQRPELWNLFNARTHKGENIRAFPISNWTELDVWQYIEREKLELPSIYFAHVRPVVRKDGLLQPVTDVTPAKPGDVVENVQVRFRTVGDITCTAPVESDADTVAKILLETATTTITERGATRMDDQTSEASMEQRKKEGYF from the coding sequence ATGTCCACGCTGACCAGACAAACCCTGACCCATCTCGACTGGCTCGAAGCCGAAGCGATCCACATCCTGCGCGAAGTCGCCGGCCAGTGCTCGAACCCGGTGCTGCTGTTCTCCGGCGGCAAGGACTCGATCTGCATGCTGCGGCTCGCCGAGAAGGCCTTCCGTCCGGGGCGCTTCCCGTTCCCGCTGATGCACATCGACACCGGCCACAACTACAAGGAAGTGACCGACTTCCGCGACAAGCGCGCCGCCGAGCTCGGCGAGCGGCTGATCGTGCGCTCGGTCGAGGACTCGATGGCGCGCGGCACGGTGGTGCTGAAGACGCCGGACGAGTCGCGCAACAAGCATCAGTCGGTGACGCTGCTCGAGGCGATCGAGGAATTCGGGTTCAACGCCTGCATCGGCGGGGCGCGGCGCGACGAGGAAAAGGCGCGCGCGAAAGAGCGGATCATGAGCTTCCGCGACGAGTTCGGCCAGTGGGACCCGAAGAACCAGCGTCCCGAACTGTGGAACCTGTTCAACGCCCGCACGCACAAGGGCGAGAACATCCGCGCGTTCCCGATCAGCAACTGGACCGAACTCGACGTGTGGCAGTACATCGAGCGCGAAAAGCTCGAATTGCCGTCGATCTACTTCGCGCATGTCCGCCCGGTCGTGCGCAAGGACGGCCTGCTGCAGCCCGTGACCGACGTCACGCCCGCCAAGCCCGGCGACGTCGTGGAGAACGTCCAGGTGCGCTTTCGCACCGTCGGCGACATCACCTGCACGGCCCCGGTCGAATCCGATGCCGACACGGTCGCGAAGATTCTCCTCGAGACCGCGACGACGACAATCACCGAGCGCGGCGCGACCCGGATGGACGACCAGACTTCGGAGGCTTCGATGGAGCAGCGGAAGAAGGAAGGGTATTTTTGA
- the cysN gene encoding sulfate adenylyltransferase subunit CysN: MSALENLPDTDHGLLRFLTCGSVDDGKSTLIGRLLFDTKTILADTLNAIEKTSAKRGMTAVDLSLLTDGLQAEREQGITIDVAYRYFSTGTRKYIIADAPGHEQYTRNMVTAASTANLAIILVDARKGVLTQTRRHSYLASLVGIPHLLVAINKMDLVDYDAAVYERIRAEYLAFAAKLGIKDVRFIPLSALNGDMIVDRGERMGWYDGPTLLEILETVPAAHTEQAEDFRFPVQFVCRPHDSANPELHDYRGFMGRVESGEISIGDAVTVLPSGRSSSVRDIQIGGEGVPRAIHEQSVTLLLADEIDISRGDMIVKSAEQPQALKEIDATVCWLSETPMSPARTYLLRHTTREVKAKIAKIDYRLDVNTLEHEPVATLAMNDIANLTLKLAQPVFADPYTDNRATGAFIVIDESTNNTVGAGMIR; the protein is encoded by the coding sequence ATGTCCGCCCTCGAAAACCTGCCCGACACCGACCACGGCCTGCTGCGCTTCCTGACCTGCGGCAGCGTCGATGACGGCAAGAGCACGCTGATCGGCCGCCTGCTCTTCGACACCAAGACGATCCTCGCCGACACGCTCAACGCGATCGAAAAAACCTCGGCCAAGCGCGGCATGACCGCCGTCGATCTGTCGCTGCTCACCGACGGCCTGCAGGCCGAGCGCGAACAGGGCATCACGATCGACGTGGCCTATCGCTACTTCTCGACCGGCACGCGCAAGTACATCATCGCCGACGCCCCCGGCCACGAGCAGTACACGCGCAACATGGTCACTGCCGCCTCGACCGCGAACCTCGCGATCATCCTCGTCGATGCGAGAAAAGGCGTGCTGACGCAGACGCGCCGCCACTCGTACCTCGCGAGCCTCGTCGGCATCCCGCATCTGCTCGTCGCGATCAACAAGATGGACCTCGTCGATTATGACGCGGCGGTGTACGAACGCATCCGTGCCGAGTACCTCGCGTTCGCGGCGAAACTCGGCATCAAGGACGTGCGCTTCATTCCACTGTCGGCGCTCAACGGCGACATGATCGTCGATCGCGGCGAGCGCATGGGCTGGTACGACGGCCCGACGCTGCTCGAAATCCTCGAGACGGTGCCGGCCGCGCACACCGAACAGGCCGAGGATTTCCGCTTCCCGGTGCAGTTCGTCTGCCGTCCGCACGACTCGGCGAACCCCGAACTGCACGACTACCGCGGCTTCATGGGGCGGGTCGAATCCGGCGAGATCAGTATCGGCGACGCCGTCACCGTGCTGCCGTCGGGACGCAGCAGCTCGGTGCGCGACATCCAGATCGGCGGCGAAGGCGTGCCGCGCGCGATCCACGAGCAGTCGGTCACGCTGCTGCTGGCCGACGAAATCGACATTTCGCGCGGCGACATGATCGTCAAGAGCGCCGAGCAGCCGCAGGCACTGAAGGAGATCGACGCGACGGTGTGCTGGCTGTCCGAAACCCCGATGTCGCCGGCGCGCACTTACCTGTTGCGCCACACGACGCGCGAAGTGAAGGCGAAGATCGCGAAAATCGACTACCGGCTCGACGTCAACACGCTCGAACATGAGCCCGTCGCGACGCTCGCGATGAACGATATCGCGAACCTGACACTCAAACTCGCCCAGCCGGTTTTCGCCGATCCTTACACCGACAATCGCGCCACCGGCGCTTTCATCGTCATTGATGAAAGCACGAACAACACCGTCGGTGCCGGAATGATCCGCTGA
- a CDS encoding phosphoadenylyl-sulfate reductase, with product MTGAVTLLRPAAANPATRPELSDALRASVATKSAAALEFLRAAAAEFGSAGELTFANSFGAEDMVLTDLILREALPIEIFSLDTGRLPAETYTLIGEVEQRYGTKLKVFFPDATAVENHVRTHGINAFYDSVELRKACCGVRKIEPLRRALAGKKAWITGLRAAQSVTRTGLPQREFDAGNGLEKLNPLSDWSETEVWAYIRIHEVPYNALHDQFYPSIGCAPCTRAIALGEDVRAGRWWWEDPASKECGLHVRKG from the coding sequence CCGCAGCGGCGAACCCGGCGACCCGTCCGGAACTGAGCGACGCGTTGCGTGCGAGCGTCGCGACGAAATCCGCGGCGGCGCTCGAGTTCCTGCGCGCCGCTGCCGCCGAATTCGGTTCGGCGGGCGAGCTGACGTTCGCGAACAGCTTCGGCGCCGAAGACATGGTGCTGACCGACCTGATCCTGCGCGAGGCGCTGCCGATCGAGATCTTCTCGCTCGACACCGGCCGCCTGCCGGCCGAGACCTACACGCTGATCGGCGAAGTCGAACAGCGTTACGGCACGAAGCTGAAGGTTTTCTTCCCCGACGCGACGGCAGTCGAGAACCACGTTCGCACGCACGGCATCAACGCGTTCTACGACTCGGTCGAGCTGCGCAAGGCGTGCTGCGGCGTGCGCAAGATAGAACCGCTGCGCCGCGCGCTGGCTGGGAAAAAAGCGTGGATCACCGGCCTGCGCGCCGCCCAGTCGGTCACTCGCACCGGCCTGCCGCAGCGTGAATTCGATGCCGGCAACGGGCTCGAGAAGCTCAACCCGCTGTCGGACTGGTCCGAGACCGAAGTGTGGGCTTACATCCGCATCCACGAAGTGCCGTACAACGCGCTGCACGATCAGTTCTACCCGAGCATCGGCTGCGCGCCGTGCACGCGCGCGATCGCCCTCGGCGAGGACGTCCGCGCCGGACGCTGGTGGTGGGAGGATCCGGCGTCGAAGGAATGCGGGCTGCACGTCAGGAAAGGCTGA
- a CDS encoding ferredoxin--NADP reductase encodes MSLPADRFTTERIIAMRRWTPHLFSFRTTRDPAFRFVPGQFARLGLRKEDGSIVWRAYSMVSAPYDEHLEFYSIVVPDGEFTGRLARRAEGDEIFVEKMNYGFLTTDRFEGGRDLWLLATGTGLAPFISILHDRSTWTDYERIVLVHSVRTAAELAYRDEIARLVDHPLVGDVVHKLHYVPVVTRERVAGALSARITTLIESGELERAVGFPLDHERSRIMLCGNPQMVDDGRKLLNRLGYKLSRRAAPAHLVVENMW; translated from the coding sequence ATGTCTTTGCCAGCCGACCGCTTCACGACCGAGCGCATCATTGCGATGCGGCGCTGGACGCCGCATCTGTTCAGCTTTCGCACCACGCGCGACCCGGCATTCCGCTTCGTGCCGGGGCAGTTCGCCCGCCTCGGGCTGCGCAAGGAGGACGGCTCGATCGTCTGGCGCGCGTATTCGATGGTCTCCGCGCCATACGACGAACACCTCGAGTTCTATTCGATCGTCGTGCCGGACGGGGAATTCACGGGCCGCCTCGCCCGGCGCGCCGAAGGGGACGAGATTTTCGTCGAGAAGATGAACTACGGGTTCCTGACGACCGATCGCTTCGAAGGCGGGCGCGACCTGTGGCTGCTCGCGACCGGCACCGGGCTCGCGCCGTTCATCTCGATTCTGCATGACCGCAGCACCTGGACCGACTACGAGCGCATCGTCCTCGTGCACAGCGTGCGCACCGCCGCCGAACTTGCGTACCGCGACGAGATCGCGCGCCTCGTGGACCACCCGCTGGTCGGCGACGTCGTGCACAAACTGCACTACGTGCCGGTCGTCACCCGCGAGCGTGTCGCCGGAGCCCTGAGTGCGCGCATCACGACGCTGATCGAGAGCGGCGAACTCGAACGGGCGGTCGGCTTCCCGCTCGATCACGAACGCAGCCGCATCATGCTGTGCGGCAACCCGCAGATGGTCGATGACGGACGCAAGCTCCTCAACCGCCTCGGCTACAAGCTGTCGCGCCGCGCGGCGCCGGCGCACCTCGTCGTCGAGAACATGTGGTGA
- a CDS encoding nitronate monooxygenase: MKSVDDFRLRFGSREYVPIMIGGMGVDISTSDLALEAARLGGIGHISDAMVPTVSDRRYDTKYTRDKLKFYKYNVANTDKSEVQFDLGLLAEATERHVHHTMERKRGDGLIFINCMEKLTMNGPKDTLRVRLRSALDAGIDGITLAAGLHLGSFALIEDHPRFRDVKLGIIVSSLRALLLFLRKSARTNRLPDYVVVEGPLAGGHLGFGMDWAQYDLHAIMAEIHDYLKTENLDIPLIPAGGIFTGSDAVSFLDAGAAAVQVATRFTVSHECGLPPDVQQHYFGADEDDIEVNNTSPTGYPMRMLKSSPSIGAGIRPNCEAYGYLLDANGNCAYINAYNRELAAHPDAGRLRVMDKTCLCTHMRNFDCWTCGHYTYRLKDTTHRRPDGTYQILSAEHIFHDYQYSKDNRIALPPAEQA, encoded by the coding sequence ATGAAATCTGTCGATGACTTTCGCCTGCGGTTCGGCAGCAGGGAATATGTTCCCATCATGATTGGCGGGATGGGCGTCGACATCTCGACGTCGGACCTGGCGCTCGAAGCCGCGCGTCTCGGCGGCATCGGACACATCTCGGACGCGATGGTCCCGACCGTCAGCGACCGGCGCTACGACACGAAGTACACGCGCGACAAGCTGAAGTTCTACAAGTACAACGTCGCGAACACGGACAAGTCCGAAGTGCAGTTCGACCTCGGCCTGCTCGCCGAGGCGACCGAGCGCCACGTGCACCACACGATGGAGCGCAAGCGCGGTGACGGCCTGATCTTCATCAACTGCATGGAAAAGCTGACGATGAACGGGCCGAAGGACACACTGCGCGTGCGCCTGCGCTCGGCGCTGGACGCCGGTATCGACGGCATCACGCTCGCCGCGGGCCTGCACCTCGGGTCGTTCGCGCTGATCGAGGATCACCCGCGTTTTCGCGACGTCAAGCTCGGCATCATCGTGTCGTCGCTGCGTGCGCTGCTGCTGTTCCTGCGCAAGTCGGCGCGCACGAACCGTCTGCCCGACTACGTCGTCGTCGAAGGGCCGCTCGCCGGCGGCCATCTCGGCTTCGGCATGGACTGGGCGCAGTACGACCTGCACGCGATCATGGCCGAGATCCACGATTACCTGAAGACCGAAAACCTCGACATCCCGCTGATCCCGGCTGGCGGCATCTTCACCGGCAGCGACGCGGTGTCCTTCCTCGACGCCGGCGCCGCTGCGGTGCAGGTCGCGACGCGCTTCACCGTATCGCACGAATGCGGGCTGCCGCCGGACGTGCAACAGCACTACTTCGGCGCGGACGAAGACGACATTGAGGTCAACAACACCTCGCCGACCGGCTACCCGATGCGCATGCTCAAGAGCAGCCCGTCGATCGGCGCCGGCATCCGCCCGAACTGCGAAGCCTACGGCTACCTGCTCGACGCGAACGGCAACTGCGCGTACATCAACGCCTACAACCGCGAGCTCGCCGCGCATCCGGATGCCGGCCGCCTGCGCGTGATGGACAAGACCTGCCTGTGCACGCACATGCGCAACTTCGACTGCTGGACTTGCGGCCACTACACGTACCGGCTCAAGGACACGACGCACCGGCGCCCGGACGGCACGTACCAGATCCTCAGCGCGGAACACATTTTCCACGACTACCAGTACAGCAAGGACAACCGTATCGCGCTGCCTCCGGCCGAACAGGCCTGA
- the hslV gene encoding ATP-dependent protease subunit HslV, giving the protein MEQYHGTTILSVRRGRRVALGGDGQVTLGNIVIKASARKVRPIYQGRILAGFAGGTADAFTLFERFEAKLEKHQGNVLRSAVELAKDWRTDRMLRRLEAMLAVADPDNSLVITGNGDVLEPEQGIVAIGSGGAYAQSAARALFENTALPPEEIVKKSLQIAGDLCIYTNQSHVIEVLEG; this is encoded by the coding sequence ATGGAACAGTATCACGGCACCACTATCCTTTCGGTGCGACGCGGCCGGCGCGTGGCGCTCGGGGGCGACGGGCAGGTCACGCTCGGCAACATCGTCATCAAGGCGAGCGCGCGCAAAGTGCGTCCGATCTACCAGGGCAGGATACTCGCCGGGTTTGCCGGCGGCACGGCCGACGCGTTCACGCTGTTCGAGCGCTTCGAGGCGAAGCTCGAGAAGCACCAGGGCAACGTGCTGCGCAGCGCAGTCGAACTGGCGAAGGACTGGCGCACCGACCGCATGCTGCGCCGGCTCGAGGCGATGCTCGCGGTCGCCGATCCCGACAACTCCCTCGTCATCACCGGCAACGGCGACGTGCTCGAGCCCGAGCAGGGCATCGTCGCGATCGGCAGTGGCGGCGCGTACGCGCAGTCCGCGGCCCGCGCGCTGTTCGAGAACACTGCGCTGCCGCCGGAAGAGATCGTGAAGAAGTCGCTGCAGATCGCCGGCGACCTGTGCATCTATACGAACCAGAGCCACGTAATCGAGGTACTCGAGGGATGA